Proteins encoded within one genomic window of Neoarius graeffei isolate fNeoGra1 chromosome 18, fNeoGra1.pri, whole genome shotgun sequence:
- the lbx1b gene encoding transcription factor LBX1b, with the protein MNPASDLMPSAKLSMNKVIREGCEPNPLERLPPPASASKPLTPFSIADILGKPSGGARAHLTSPVRVKHRVTSPVRQTSPLCALQELARRTFRGLELGALQAAQGREGLSVFGQRSNLKKRRKSRTAFTHHQIYELEKWFLRQKYLSPVDRDQLTQQLALTNAQVITWFQNRRAKLKRDMEELKADVESARAVGTVTLEETAALGELEGSATESKGHMGTQWSSQLRHELHSAHTLRLVHATSSSFSDHTSHTNSEDEDVEIDVDD; encoded by the exons ATGAACCCCGCTTCTGATCTCATGCCCTCCGCCAAGCTCAGCATGAACAAGGTGATTCGCGAGGGCTGCGAGCCAAACCCGTTAGAGCGACTTCCGCCTCCCGCGAGCGCGAGCAAACCCCTCACGCCGTTCAGCATCGCGGACATTCTCGGGAAGCCGAGCGGAGGCGCGCGCGCTCACCTGACTTCACCTGTGCGCGTGAAGCACCGCGTCACGTCTCCGGTGAGGCAGACGTCACCGCTGTGCGCCCTGCAGGAGCTGGCGAGGAGAACCTTCAGGGGGCTGGAGCTGGGTGCGCTCCAAGCAGCGCAGG GCAGAGAAGGACTCAGTGTCTTTGGTCAAAGGAGCAACCTGAAAAAGCGCAGAAAGTCCAGGACTGCGTTCACACACCACCAGATCTACGAGCTAGAGAAATGGTTTTTGCGTCAGAAGTATTTATCTCCCGTGGACCGGGACCAGCTCACACAGCAACTGGCGTTAACCAACGCACAGGTCATCACCTGGTTCCAGAACCGCCGCGCCAAACTAAAGCGGGATATGGAGGAGCTGAAAGCAGACGTGGAGTCGGCCAGAGCAGTGGGAACCGTGACTTTAGAGGAAACGGCCGCTCTGGGGGAGCTGGAAGGAAGTGCTACAGAAAGCAAGGGACACATGGGGACCCAGTGGTCCTCTCAGCTCAGACACGAGCTGCACAGCGCACACACACTGCGCTTGGTGCACGCCACGTCGTCGTCCTTTTCAGACCACACAAGTCACACCAACTCTGAAGACGAGGATGTGGAAATAGACGTGGATGACTGA